Genomic DNA from Parasteatoda tepidariorum isolate YZ-2023 chromosome 3, CAS_Ptep_4.0, whole genome shotgun sequence:
CAAGAAATCAATTacttaactaaaattaacttaaataaaggtttttaaaaaaataaattgatgtaACTTAATAACTAATCTAATTAAATCTATGTATATAAGGTATATTAGTTAGGCACTTAGGCTCTTAAGTATTagtaaaatagctttttatatttagaaagttCTGAATACATTTAGTGCTTCTAAATATTAAgctatattaaaaatctttcctGGTGACCATACAAATTGGCAACTATATAATAATGACTAAACTATTGGTTTTATTagcactaatgattatttttgtttatagttgAAACACCTCTATGTCTGatagctatttttatttgagttcaccatagtaatacaaaaattatatgtatttactTATAAGAATactcaaatgaattttaaaagttgtgtgttcgtcatttcttaaaattttactaagatTTGATTTAAGTTTGATtaagtaatacattttttatatttcttattagttGGGCTACTCCACATCAAGCATGGAAAGTAACCAATACTGAGCCTGGCTCTAGTAAAATTGTCCatgattttttacttaatacttatgaaagaaatatacaggtactaaatatttatttttattacatatatgtACAGTGTTcatgtattgtttttaattttgtaactgtCGTTGAATATCAATGTTTGGGAAATCCaacctaattttgggtttagaattaccaatgttcaactccatagccttgtaattttatactcaatacagaagacaagggaacacctgaatcaagtattgggagaaatttgccttcatggaggactttttaatggaactaacccgtatttcgttacacggagaggaaaactatgaaaacctcccacggataGCCTaatgacaaggggactctaacccatgatccatctactattgaggatattttatgtcagtatTGTGGTCAGtgtggaatttgtatcgaccagctatctctgggattcgaacccggttcacctcattgggaggcaaacgctctattACCCGAGTCACTAGAGTTCTGATgcattattaatgaatattcaatgcttaacctactttgaaaatttttagtaactttGGTTAATCATGGTTCACATTGTGCAGGTTTCGTAGTAAGCCAATAAATTTATACATCAGACATGCCAACTTTTACTATTACCAAAGTATTTAAACAGTAATGAAACACTCATTGTAATGCAATTGTAGATCACAATTCACAgtgtttcataatttctttgGCCTACACTCATTTTAGTTTCTATAACTTTCTCTTAtatgtaaaattgatttatttgtatttcgtagtaatcaaaattatattaaattaagtttataaatccaacgatcaaaaagaaatttaaaagatttattatcactccaaagataaaaaatgaagtacTACAGACAGTCGGTAATTGTTGGCAACTATGATACATATgccatacttttaaaaatgtgaatagctaattaaaaagtataatttgctctacttaagagaaataaaataaaattttattaaaatatactactgtgcccatctcagttttcttgaccttgggctctggggtgcagaagcAGATGTTCCGCTTAGGTGCTCAGCTGAACGCGAAACCCCCaatgtttagttcccaagcatacTTTGTACTCATTTATCAACCCACTGAAGGGAAGAAAGGTTgggtcaaccttgcccggcccgatgGTCGAACCCGGAACCTGTGGCACAGGAACGcaaagcgctaccactcagccgtcaataaaatatactataaataattacattaataataataatgaaatttactattttttattttataattactttgttTAACACTGAAAGTCTTAGCAGTTGgcagaataattttatcaatactgaaaaaactcataattccaaattaatccacagaaaacttttatagtactgttgcattaaaaaaaaatgaccagTATCACTTATTTCCTTATaccaatattaaattaaaaattgcaatcaaGATTTTCTTAATCAAATAATTGTAAAGTAGGGTTtcgataattttgaaactaaaatgttaataaacatttttgtaaaaaggtATTTTAGTGGGCAATCTCTGaataggtaatttaaaaatttttgatattactgTATTGTTGATTGAAATCACGCGAAAGAGACGAATCAATCATTATGAAACTCCATCCTACaagatatttttctgtatttgctgaaaataataagtaaacatATCACTTTTGAAAccatcatgaaaattttatgatgtaAACTTGATAATCTGGTTTCCTTTCCCTAAAAGACTTTCCCAAAGCTGAATTCCTGAACTATATACTATAAAATCAGTAGACGCTCTTTAAATTGGaactattaaatgttaaaatttctactagtatcaattaaaataaaaagatatcgGATCGAAAATCCAAATCTTTTGATTATTCAAATCTACTTGCATAAATATGCATTTGGCACTCTTAGAAAATGAGGTTTTCTGTACACACACAAAACTCCGAAATATCAGAACAACCAAGAACCCTGCATTGTGAAacttcattataattatttttttgaaattagtaaaaaaatgattttttcattaagttaGAATTTAAtactctatttaaaaatttagtaaatactgATGACCATtcaaattcattcaattttgcGTAAAATTACACCAAATCTATTTTAATCTTGTTCCAGTTTGCATAATGTTCCAAACtaaagaatttcagaaaactttGCCAACTCTGCTTCAACCTTCGATTTCACAAAATTGGTGCACAATTATAGCTATTAGTGGTCAATACGAACCCATCCAtctcgcatcgaccacagtgttgacgcaAAATACCTTCATTGGTAGGTGGAacatgggttagaatctcctttccgtcaggctaactgtttTGCAcgtaatcataaaatttgtttatctaaaaaaaatttttttttgtttttcctaaTGATGTTAAAGGTGGTAAATTTTAATCTTCTCCGGTTGTTAAAATATAGAGTAATCATGgatatgataataaaaactcTTTACTTACGAAATGTcattaaaggttaaaaatactcaaaaatctAACTCCAAGCCTATGCCAAGCCTGCTCACTTTACATTTTATAGGTTTGTTTgatatgttgttttttaaatttctggaaaaaaaataagtgccaATAAGGTCGTCCAAAGTATTTTGATAAAGAGAATGACATCATGTAgttgaaaaaacttttcaaacatcTTTTGTACGCAATATTGACTGTATACTTTAGTgaaaactgattattttttttttacatatttacaattttttctctcatttcatTCAGATTGATGAACTGCCTTGTTACTGTGctccattattttttgaagtaatccAAAGAGCTTTGCCAGCTGGAATATCTGTCAGCATACATCCTCATGAACCACAACATAGTGAAATTCGTTATATTCCAGATTTTGAACTACTGGCACTAAAAGAACAGTTAACAGAATCAAatacagatttaaataaaaaataatgatatttcttaGGCATATATGTTTTACGAGTGCTTTGTATTAGATGTACAAatacaaatacttgaaaaaaatttctttttttaaacaaatattgcatGTTCTCCAACTCTTTATGGTCACTAAACAGCTCACCACCAACCTTTATTTagtattaacaaaatatgaccccaaaaggttaaaaataaagatattttaattttcaaaaaatcagtgtttagtatttctaatttatttaaacatagtcatttaagtatttctatactagtaatattttataaatgtgaatCATAGCCATTGAAAATTACATCTGAATGTAAAAAGTGAAGAACCTAGAAATACTTCATATAGAGctctaacttaaaataataaataatccaaACTTACCAATAACTTTTAACACCGAATAAACATATTAATCAAAACATTGTCATTatgatcataatttttaaaacaatacaaagtgtaaatgaaaaatttctaaatctatataaaatttttaaagtcaacaTTCGTTATACGATTTcagattaatgaaaatatttttagcataaaaagtttttaataaatatcatttagttTTAGCGTTTTAATTATAtggcattttaattatattttgtataattatatttatctccCTGGTCATAAATTAAGACTTTCTGTAGAAAACGGATATCTAATCTCTTATCCTGGACTCttgccaaaaatttttaaaatttaagagaaaaatacatttaattgcataattCAGGCACCTACTATAGCCAGTTCAAGAGGGGGGAAAAGCTAATACTTTGATTCTCCACATATGTGCTATCTATGATATACTTGAATCCTGTTATAAAAACAGCGTGTGGGATgacaaaacagtaaaaaggaaagaaaaatatcgaaTATTTAAGGTCATCAAATATAACAGTAGAAAGAAACCACTACAACAAAActtaaagtatacaattttgaCAAGacaacacatttaaaaaataaagcttatcaaaagaaagttataaaatacttaaggTCATCTATAACAATAGGAAGTGGCCACTACAACAAGATTCAATGTATAAGATTTCGGCCACACATATCAATTGCAATAtcatgttttgaataaaaatggaatCCCATTTGTACTATTCGTCAAAATACAACAAACATACCTTTGTTTTGCCCTTTTGGAGATATCTGGGCATAGTTCAATCAGTCTGTTTAAAAGAAAGCCAGGAAAGCTAAAAGTAAGCAAAGTTTTAAACAAGATTTCGgctattgcatttaaaatacgTAAACAGAAGCTGCTGCTGTCTGGGGGCCTTTTGGAAGTCTGTTAAACAATATTTGATTTGTTTGttggaacaaaatattttacactttttcttCCAGTTAGTTGTcacttttactaaaattaatttcaatgagCAAGCAAGCATTACAAAATTTTCCTGCCTAGTAGTAGTTCATCAATGTACaacatggttaaaaaaaaaagttgccataaaTTAGGAATAAGCTTTAGCTAAAGGGTTAAActagaattttgaaagaaataccAAACAAAAAACAAGCAGGATAAGGTTTATGGGAGATCAGTTGAATTATAATAAGCAtgtgatattaataatttaaactaattaatcttGTGAGCTAAAgccttaaatatatatactttaataattttaagtaaagtaattgaagagcttagtggaaCAATGTGTTTTGAGTGAAAGAGGAACATGAGGCTTTTGAAATGCAATTACAGGTATTGGtctgaaaaatatcatttttttaattaaaaacaattttacttaaggatttgtaaaaataaataactgttaattttaaactgttattaacaagtttttaaatccaaaattttaatatttttagtgtgTCACTTTTGTTCCAGTAACTTCTTCAAttccaaacaaaatatttttaaatgtagttggCAGGTAGGTATGGGGGGAGGAAACAGATTTTCAGAAATGCAGACAgcaagagaataaaataatcacTTCAACACTTAAAGGAGAAATGTATTAAGAGGAAACATATATCTTTCACTCAGAGGAAAAAACATGCGTCAAACATCAAAAAGGTATTCTTCACTGGAAGTCATTCGTCAGAAAGAACTATTTGGCATTTCGTCAAGCTGTTAGTAAAGCCTAAAAATCCTCAGTGATATTTGTTCTTCTCTTTACTATCTATTCAATAAATTGTCAACTTACATGTTAAacgaaacattaaaataaaattattttaatattaaaattacatttcaaattattgttctttaatTGTATAAGATTAATTGAATTACAGAACAATAATTTGAGATGTTACATTTTTCGCAAAATATGACAAGTGCACTTCTACGCAAATGTGTCAAGAAGAATTGGAAATTCAAACCAAGTTACATCACATAATTTAAGGAGATGTGATTTTTAATGTGTCAGCAGAGAGGGAATgcttactttaatattttttctcctttaaggtttaacatgttaaattttatacactttagttgttataattattgtaacaatatattattataattgttatgcATCACCTGACTCCTAGTATAGGATCTTTTACTTACAAAAGAAGCATAACATGCACATAAgttacaaagttttaaaaaaaattaacctcatTGCTAATATGGCGAGATTATATTCTCATGCAATAATTGATGTAATGTAGAATGTAGGTTAGACTTAGAGGTTGGGCAGCTCCAAAGATAAACAAGAGGTCTATTGTACCCAAACCCTAAATCATGATTAACAAGAAAGCTTTATAGCAGAAATAAAGTTCAGCAAATACCTGACAGGAATGTCTTACAGTTCCCAGGCTTTAATGCAATGTTGGTCTAAATGCTCAAATCTTTGAGCAGAATAGACCTCACAATCACAAAGTATATGTCGTGAAGACTTCTCAAGATAATCGACATAGAGAATCATATTCATTACCCATTATGTATAGGTGTGTCCTGAGGGTGCAGTGTCCTGTGAGAAGACCAATGATCCTCCTCAAACTGTCCCTGTTTAACTTAAGAAACTCTTTTTAACACACAATAGGACAGTCACGATTTAGCTTGTCTCTGACCATCCGAATTGCGCCATTGTTCATGGGCAATTTTGCCATAGAGCTTAAATGTAGATGCCCTGAATGATGTGGGAGAGATTCTCAAAGCTGCACCCAGAAAATCGCACTGGAGCGAGCCCATGCTGCTTCACCAGCCGACTCATTTCCAAGAATGCCTATATGTTCAGGTGTATGTATACCTTGTTATGAGTAGAAAGGTCACAGAGGACTGAGAAGCACTCCCACTCTATTGAAGAAGTGAATTTACACCCGATAGGAGAGCAGCCTGACTGTCAGAACAGATATGGATAGGTTTATTTAGAAGCATAGACCTCAACCTGAAATACAGTGGCACAACTACCTAGAGGAAAGAGGAGTTTGTACCATTATTGGAGAAGTAAATTCCTGCCCCAGATTTAAGACCAAACCTAGAACCATTGCTGTACCATACTAGACATTTGCCTTTAAGCATTCACCTCTAAAAGGAAAATGGATCTTGAAGGGCTTATGAAAAGCATATCTTAGTGACATATAATCACTATGCATAATAAAAGAGGGAATATCCAACACCTGCGAAACAAGGTGGCCCCATGACAAATGCttagaatatttctttcttaagcCAAGGTACATAAGACGTTTAATACCAGTCTGAGCTTCAGCTTCAATGCATCGATTCAACGGGAGATGCCGTGGGAGTGGTACTGAGACAGCCAGACAAAGCTACACAGACCATTCTTTGATATAATGTAGAATGTAGGTTATCATTCACTATTgctcaggtaaaaaaaaagaagtttgctGAATATAAAGGAAAACACAGAAAAGTTTGACTCTGCACTggtgttaaaaatttcagtgaggcaaaaaaagagaaacctGGCTCTAGGAGTGGATtaccagatttaaaaaaaaaaaaaatctgatttgagCGATAGCGAACAAGGAGTGGAGCCTTCTAGAGTATACAAATCAAGGAATGCAGTTCCGCAGTTTTTGGCCTCGTGACATTTCAGGATTGGCAAGTCTCAATTAAGCATTCCATTCAaacttagaattaaaataataagttctaGCTGACAACAGAGAGAAGTATGAAAAAACAAAGAGTTTATAAAAGagatatttaatctttttacgtacttactttaaattattgataacagAATGtctcttgaaataaaaaaaccgATTCTGACAAATAGGGgtgagaaaatttattaaatctaggtttctttctagaaaaacaaaagttcttaatttacaCAACTCTTGTCAGGCCAGTCTTGACATATGCTTCTAAAGTTTCGACAATGACAaacattaacattattttatgttttcttttcctgagggaaatattttctaaaattatgataatttcttTGTTGATTATATTGTCAATTTCATCATAATGCTTCCTTGGACGGAACTGAAGAAACCATGCAGTTTCATATGGCTAACTTtctagttcattttttaatgatatcttTGGTCCATCATTTTCAGTCTCTACTTTTTCAGAGAGTTTGCTTTCATTTCCATCCTCGTTgctcaatattttgataaaatttttaatttttctttcatccagtcccaaatatttattattattattttaataattaatttatttgagttAGTTGCgctttgaaaattcaaaaatattgttggGAGTTTATTCCCACATCATCAACCAAATACTGCAAAAACTGCTTTTATCCATTCTTCTCTGTTAAATGTGGAAAATTATTTGATCCAGATAtcaataaagcaattaaatattaaagaattgttttagTTCCTGAATTTCGATCTTGTGGGATTGAGTTAATAATCCTGCAGAATTGTGATGTGCATTAGTCGGTGCGGAATCCCCGATATCTGGATTGCATTCCCTAATGCAAATAAAAGGTAAAAGTAGAAGAGAAGAAGGAaaggaaaagtataaaaaatatttaattttccagaaaaaaaagaaaattcagtaAAACACACCTCTTTACCCTTGAAAACTCTTTAATTGAAGcatctttaaaagttttgcacACTTGCATAAAGCATAAGATACAGTAAACAcaagtttacaaataaaaacaattgtgcTACTAATGTACACAGCCttgtatttaaaatctatttacacTAATATACATGAGTCAAGCATGTCTCTCATTTGTAAAAcgagaaatgtttgaaaatgctaaaaccattttattaaatggtgAGTTCtataaaatgtcaatttaaaaaaaaaaatcagaattaaatttatattaattcagaaGTACACcactttttcaacaaatattttttagacaatATTTACATATgtacaatgatattttttaactgtatatctTTTCTGTTTTGAACAAATGAGATCATGTGCAATACAAAGCGAAAAACTCAtacttcaaataatatatacaagtttcatttaaagaaaaagcaattctttattttttcttctccaaatTCATATCCATGTTTACGTagtattcaagttttttatctaaagaattcattaaatatattataaattcaattacagATCCCATGCGTTAACTTAAAtgagcaattttatttaaatacacaagCAAATGTAACAAAAACCTATTTGATGAGTAAAACAATGTAAACTCATGTCTAAAActtaatctttgaaaaatattctttagaagtaaatcaacaaattttgtgaacaatatatttaactaatatattatgcataattttttttatataaagtaatatttaagataaaatacaaaaaatatatatatttacgttGGTATACTATCATATAAAAGTGTGGAATGAGGAAAAACATGCCATGACAACAAAtaggaaaagaaatgaaatttgttaaactGAATTTTAGCCACTGAACTGAAGTCTCAAAGCCAAACATTCATACAATTCATTTCTTAGAGTGACAATTAAGAATTTTAGGTTAATcactaaaattaatgatttctgCAATTAGTAGCGTAGTTTTGGGGTGGAGAACCCCCTCTGAAATTAAGCATTACTTGATTAATGAACTATTGCATGTTAAGAAGGATGTGAAATAGCTTTCCTAactcattttttgtaatttaaatgtttagataACTGATAACACCCTTGAACATACATTAAAACTACAGCACAGTCTGCAATTACTACTATATGATAGACATCTGATAagatttttcactaaaatagatttgaaaatatttagttcaattttgatttgaaaaaaaaagttatagagaaccatcaattattttactgatttaaaattacatattttttaactgtttatttacCCACTTATCACTATTAATATATAgcagttaaaaatacaattattctaaaacattaaaatgtttgttcttATCACTATTGACTATAATGAACACTAATTTTTCCTCCCCCAACAAAGAGGAGGAAAAATGATCAGTTGGTTATAGTTACCATTACCTTTACAAATCAAAAATCTTTTGACACTTGCTTCTATCTTTAGAACATGTACTAAATTTGAATCTAACAATAGACTACCATGGATTttccattaaaagtttttgagttgccatttttttttcttttgtaaaattaaatcctATTTACACaacaaagaaacaaacaaaaaaaatctctcaaTAAAGCTAGTAAATATATCTTAAACCCAGGGTCGGTTTAAAACTGAAGtaaacacaaaatttctttaaacaggTTTAGATTATCTCAGTTAGctgaagtaataatttaatacgtaaaataatttaatgagctTCTGTTAAAGGATAAAACCTACATGGCCTACTAGTTTatcttaatcaaatttaaaatatattagacgTGATGAttgatgttttgaaataaaactgatttaataaatataaaataaacaattttcacagctgaaaaaaactattaatgataaaaaaataattgccgatgattttaaattatagtttaacaGAAAAGATAACAGTTCCAAATCATTCATTATCTTACAGTATAAGACTATATACTTTGGCACCAAAAGGGccaattttcaatacaaaacaCTTGGACGTATGTCCTTTTAGCAGTAGAGTACATATATACAATTTATCTAttgatagataataaaaaatatgtttaaaataattaaacttaaataatctaTCTACATATACTCTTCAGATCCAAGAATACTGTTGAATTTGTCAATCAATTACATTGTAAAAAGTCTAGAACACAAACAAAAGATTTGATCAAAATGCTAGAAGAGTTTCTCGACATAGCTTCTTTCTGGTGTTATAATAACGAAATCACAGAAATAGGtccatatttttacaaaacaatatgATGCAACTTTTAGCTTAAGCCTCTTTCATGGCCTTCCACCTGCAAAAAAGGAGTCCCTATTACCACCCTCGAttaattttgaagagaaaaaaaaaatattcatgcaaATTTTATAGAATAGGAATTCGaacagtttttctattttatatcaGAACTACTTTaatcaaaaaactaaaagtttgctttttaaacaaatttaaagatttttttcttctgaaatctGGTTTTTAATTAGCCATCataagtcaaaaaaaattaaatctaacgCAAATGtccattatattatatattttacattaaaaataagggTGCACAACCTGCAGCCCACCTGCTAATGAAATCTAACCCTCCACATCACCTgagtataaagaaaaaattattctaattattttttctctttgaaacataaaaaaaagttggaaatttATTGCCCATTCAAGTTATCCGTTTTAAACAAGCTTGAATGCACAACGCGAATGAGATGGAGCAAATAAACTATTTACGTTTGAATGTTCATGTTTGTCTCATAAGTAAGGTGATCTTCAAAGCAAGGAAAAGGGTTCAACCAGATCTGTTTCACAGCAAGCTCTGATTTGTGTATGTTTGAGAAAGGGAAAACCTCTTTGCACGTTTCAGAACtggtttttgtttatattatagagcaaaaaaagaactttatgaCTATGCATTGCCTTTTACTTAGCTACgtcagaaaatgaaaatttgactaGCAAAATTCCACTGCACATATTCCATTGCAAATCcatatagctttaaaaatccTAATATCTTTTACAACCCTCGAGCATTGAATtgcacattttaataattacttttatacttGCTTTGCTTATGTTTATTTCAGCGTCAATCCAATTGTTTTATTGGCTATTGTTGCAACTCATTTACATGCAGTATTCAAAGAAAAAccaatattgtataataat
This window encodes:
- the LOC107445905 gene encoding large ribosomal subunit protein mL48, with protein sequence MNHIFKICKHVCLLKPIRPSIRQFVMSHSLLKYVDEPDYIKYTKPQVPVYDLLNIQIKGYDFTVLEHYAKYVHRIALHLDFNVTDAWATPHQAWKVTNTEPGSSKIVHDFLLNTYERNIQIDELPCYCAPLFFEVIQRALPAGISVSIHPHEPQHSEIRYIPDFELLALKEQLTESNTDLNKK